In Paraflavitalea devenefica, the following are encoded in one genomic region:
- the lpxA gene encoding acyl-ACP--UDP-N-acetylglucosamine O-acyltransferase, with product MIHPHTYIHPNARLATNVKIDPFTVIHQNVEIGEGTWIGSNVTIMEGARIGKNCRIFPGAVIAAIPQDLKFEGEDTLVEIGDNATIREFVTINRGTKDRWKTKVGNNSLIMAYSHLAHDCIVGNYCVLSNNTQLAGHVEVGDWAILGGMCAVHQFVKIGQHAFVSGGSLVGKDVPPYIKAGRQPLSYSGANSVGLKRRGFTIDKINHILDIYRVIYNKGMNTSQALEYLEEEFPATDERDEIVTFIRESGRGIIKRYVKGSVDEDIAD from the coding sequence ATGATCCATCCGCATACGTATATTCATCCTAATGCCAGACTGGCCACCAACGTTAAGATCGACCCTTTCACAGTTATTCATCAGAATGTAGAAATAGGAGAAGGTACCTGGATCGGTAGTAACGTGACCATTATGGAAGGCGCACGAATTGGCAAGAACTGCCGGATATTCCCCGGCGCTGTAATAGCTGCCATTCCGCAGGATCTTAAATTTGAAGGAGAGGATACCCTTGTTGAAATAGGTGATAATGCTACTATACGGGAATTTGTAACCATTAACCGGGGCACCAAGGATCGCTGGAAGACCAAAGTAGGCAACAACAGCCTCATCATGGCGTATAGCCACCTGGCGCACGACTGCATTGTGGGCAACTACTGCGTACTCAGCAACAATACCCAATTGGCCGGCCACGTAGAAGTAGGCGACTGGGCGATACTCGGTGGTATGTGCGCCGTTCACCAATTCGTGAAGATCGGCCAGCATGCCTTTGTAAGCGGTGGCTCACTCGTAGGTAAAGATGTTCCTCCCTATATCAAAGCAGGCCGCCAGCCATTGAGCTATTCAGGCGCCAACTCAGTAGGCCTCAAACGCAGGGGCTTCACCATTGATAAGATCAATCATATCCTCGATATTTATCGCGTCATCTACAACAAAGGAATGAATACCAGCCAGGCACTTGAATACCTGGAAGAAGAATTCCCTGCGACTGATGAACGTGATGAAATCGTAACCTTTATCCGCGAAAGCGGCCGCGGTATCATAAAACGCTATGTAAAAGGTAGTGTGGATGAAGATATCGCTGACTAA